A portion of the Lolium rigidum isolate FL_2022 chromosome 1, APGP_CSIRO_Lrig_0.1, whole genome shotgun sequence genome contains these proteins:
- the LOC124667610 gene encoding brassinosteroid-responsive RING protein 1-like produces MGFPVVYSEMPRLLLHLLFLLGHLRRLSSWLLRLAGADVVDYYQTTTFDAFADDNHYLHYHEPAASCQGGLELEEHSPAVRFDELPSGVADTPLPEGCAVCLGDFHGAASVRRPRGCRHVFHRGCLDRWAAHGHRTCPLCRAPLLPPEQPAPASLLGPVLLPMPMPLPAS; encoded by the coding sequence ATGGGGTTTCCGGTGGTGTACTCGGAGATGCCGAGGCTGCTGCTccacctcctcttcctgctcggccacctccgccgcctctcctcctggCTGCTCCGCCTCGCCGGAGCCGATGTCGTCGACTACTACCAAACCACCACCTTCGATGCCTTCGCCGACGACAACCACTACCTCCACTACCACGAGCCTGCAGCCAGCTGCCAAGGCGGCCTGGAGCTGGAGGAGCACTCCCCGGCCGTGCGCTTCGACGAGCTCCCCTCCGGCGTCGCCGACACGCCGCTGCCGGAGGGCTGCGCGGTGTGCCTCGGCGACTTCCACGGCGCCGCCAGTGTGCGCCGGCCGCGCGGGTGCCGCCACGTCTTCCACCGCGGCTGCCTCGACCGCTGGGCCGCGCACGGCCATCGCACCTGCCCGCTCTGCCGGGCGCCGCTCCTCCCGCCAGAGCAGCCAGCACCGGCGTCTCTGCTTGGTCCCGTTCTCCTGCCCATGCCGATGCCGCTCCCGGCGTCGTGA
- the LOC124704155 gene encoding DNA (cytosine-5)-methyltransferase CMT1-like: MEPPATEPRRSTRRPRTKPSNADAEIERGGKRRRRAAGKAGTRGKGKQKQPAAAPAMMVDAGGAIDDDDDVCASEPDEEQMRLDEEEEEAAALDAEELANAQKLGAKKRRAAARPSTTQEQADASESEDHFVGDPMPDDEARRRWPERYKSEDSHDPQVTQRYGCLLLHVSFTLLSDGEEEKSAALCHFTSARVDNVDFDLGDDVYVRAAPGEKDYIGRITEFFQGEDHGSYFSCRWFFRVADTVITAKFLKVDDHEHDPKRVFLSEEKDDNLIESIISKVNITYVGPNVAPQDKAHLIAKSDLYYDMSYSEAYSTFSNMPPENIGATGSETTSDISCDDVFSSKEKLVADFAAPPDALMGTATLLDLYSGCGAMSTGLSMGAALFGLKFNTKWAVDMNPYACSSLKHNHPRTEVRNEKAENYLSLLQEWEALCKAYDVYNSNFLPQTMNDDEVDENVPLSEGTFEVEKFVDICYGDPNSTGKDSLCFKVRWKTYDSSHDTWEPLDGLRDSPECIKEFVETGYRESILPLPGCVDVICGGPPCQGVSGLNRHRKHKDPLTDERNKQLVVFMDIVNYLRPKYVLMENVVDILKFADGFLGRYALSRLVAMNYQARLGMMVAGCYGLPQFRMRAFLWGALPLVVLPKFPLPTHDAINRGQQVPTKFSQCLVACDETEAKNVEKALVLRDALSDLPKVGNDQPNDAMPYNSRPISQFQRYIRLNRKGIMDDSLGDATHKKVQLFDHQPLQLNKDDYERVRRIPKKKGANFRDLKGVRVGKNKKVEFDPDIPRVYLSSGKPLVPNYAMTFMKGKSVKPFGRLWLDETVSTVVTRAEPHNQAILHPKQDRVLTVRENARLQGFPDYYKLYGPIKQKYIQVGNAVAIPVARALGYSLAQAYQQREFDGDQRPLFKLPGNFIPVAARLPKGNSGGEEAVEEE; this comes from the exons ATGGAACCGCCGGCGACCGAGCCGAGGCGCTCCACGCGGCGGCCGCGCACGAAACCGTCCAATGCCGACGCCGAGATCGAACGCGGCGGCAAGCGCCGGCGCAGGGCGGCGGGGAAGGCGGGTACGCGTGGGAAGGGCAAGCAGAAACAGCCCgcggccgcgccggcgatgatggTGGACGCGGGTGGCGcgatcgacgacgacgacgacgtctgCGCGTCGGAGCCGGACGAGGAGCAGATGCGgctggacgaagaggaggaggaggccgccgcgcTCGACGCGGAGGAGCTGGCCAATGCGCAGAAGCTTGGAGCCAagaagaggagggcggcggcgcggccgagcaCCACGCAGGAGCAGGCGGACGCCTCGGAGTCGGAGGACCACTTCGTGGGCGACCCGATGCCAGATGACGAGGCGCGGCGACGGTGGCCGGAGAGGTACAAATCCGAG GACTCTCACGATCCACAAGTTACCCAGCGGTATGGCTGCTTGTTGCTGCACGTGTCCTTCACCTTGTT GTCGGATGGGGAGGAGGAAAAGAGCGCCGCCTTGTGCCACTTCACATCTGCTCGTGTGGACAATGTGGATTTTGACCTTGGTGACGATGTCTATGTCCGG GCTGCCCCTGGCGAGAAAGATTACATTGGCAGGATTACAGAATTTTTTCAAGGAGAGGACCATGGGTCTTATTTCTCTTGCCGCTGGTTTTTCCGTGTGGCTGATACG GTCATCACTGCGAAGTTTCTAAAAGTTGATGACCATGAGCATGATCCGAAGCGGGTTTTTCTTTCAGAGGAAAAGGATGATAACCTGATTGAGTCTATCATTTCGAAAGTAAATATTACTTATGTTGGCCCAAAT GTGGCACCACAGGACAAAGCTCATCTTATAGCAAAGTCAGATTTGTATTATGACATGTCTTATTCGGAAGCATATTCCACATTTTCCAATATGCCACCAG AAAATATTGGCGCAACAGGCAGTGAAACAACATCAGATATTTCTTGTGATGATGTTTTCTCTTCTAAGGAAAAACTGGTTGCTGACTTTGCGGCACCACCTGATGCACTAATGGGAACAGCAACACTGCTGGACCTATACTctggatgtggtgcaatgtcaaCCGGTCTTTCCATGGGTGCAGCATTGTTTGGCTTAAAATTCAATACA AAATGGGCTGTAGACATGAACCCATATGCTTGCAGCAGTCTAAAGCATAACCACCCACGTACAGAG GTACGAAATGAGAAGGCCGAGAATTATCTGTCCCTCCTTCAGGAGTGGGAAGCACTTTGCAAGGCATATGACGTCTATAATAGCAATTTTTTACCACAGACTATGAACGATGATGAAGTTGACGAAAATGTACCTCTCTCAGAGGGTACATTTGAGGTAGAGAAGTTTGTTGATATATGCTATGGTGATCCAAATAGCACTGGAAAAGATAGCTTGTGTTTTAAG GTACGGTGGAAAACATATGATTCTAGTCATGATACCTGGGAGCCACTTGATGGTCTTAG AGATTCCCCGGAATGTATTAAAGAATTCGTTGAGACTGGATATAGGGAATCCATTTTACCCTTGCCT GGCTGTGTGGATGTTATCTGTGGAGGTCCTCCGTGTCAAGGAGTCAGTGGACTAAATAGACATAGGAAGCACAAAGATCCGCTGACAGATGAAAGAAACAAACAGCTAGTTGTGTTTATGGACATTGTAAActaccttagacccaaatatgtTCTTATGGAGAACGTCGTAGATATTTTGAAATTTGCAGATGGGTTTCTCGGGCGTTATGCATTGAGTCGGCTTGTCGCCATGAATTACCAAGCTAGACTTGGGATGATGGTTGCAGGATGTTATGGGCTACCACAGTTCAGAATGCGAGCCTTTCTATGGGGAGCCCTTCCTTTAGTG GTACTTCCGAAGTTTCCGCTTCCTACCCATGATGCCATTAATCGAGGACAACAAGTGCCAACTAAATTTTCG CAATGTCTAGTTGCATGTGATGAAACTGAAGCTAAGAACGTGGAGAAAGCTCTTGTGCTGAGAGATGCGTTGTCGGATTTACCAAAG GTTGGAAACGATCAACCTAATGATGCGATGCCATATAATAGTAGGCCCATATCTCAATTCCAGCGCTATATCCGGCTCAACCGTAAAG GCATTATGGATGACTCGCTTGGAGATGCCACTCATAAGAAAGTTCAGCTATTTGATCATCAGCCGCTTCAGTTGAATAAGGATGATTATGAACGTGTGCGGCGCATTcccaagaaaaag GGGGCCAACTTCCGTGATCTGAAAGGTGTACGGGTCGGGAAAAACAAGAAAGTTGAGTTTGATCCAGATATTCCTCGTGTATATCTGTCTTCCGGGAAGCCATTG GTCCCTAATTATGCAATGACCTTCATGAAGGGGAAGTCGGTTAA ACCATTTGGACGCCTGTGGTTGGATGAAACTGTGTCAACCGTTGTGACGAGAGCCGAACCTCACAACCAA GCTATATTGCATCCCAAGCAGGACAGAGTTTTGACTGTCCGCGAAAACGCAAGGCTGCAGGGCTTCCCGGATTACTACAAGCTGTATGGCCCCATAAAACAGAA ATACATCCAAGTTGGAAACGCTGTTGCTATCCCTGTTGCTAGGGCTCTGGGCTATTCCCTTGCACAGGCTTACCAGCAGCGTGAGTTCGATGGAGACCAACGCCCCCTGTTTAAATTGCCTGGGAATTTCATACCTGTGGCCGCAAGATTGCCCAAAGGAAATTCTGGAGGCGAAGAAGCAGTTGAGGAAGAATAG
- the LOC124667619 gene encoding 60S ribosomal protein L9-like encodes MKTILASETMDIPEEVTVKVSAKMVSVTGPRGTLTRNFKHLNLDFQLQEGGRKLKVDAWFGTRRTMAAIRTAISHVQNLITGVTKGFRYKMRFVYAHFPINASINSGNKGIEIRNFLGEKKVRKVDMLDGVTILRSEKVKDEIVLDGNDIELVSRSAALINQKCHVKKKDIRKFLDGIYVSDKGAIKEE; translated from the exons ATGAAGACGATCCTGGCGTCGGAGACGATGGACATCCCGGAGGAGGTGACGGTGAAGGTGTCCGCCAAGATGGTGTCGGTGACGGGCCCCCGCGGGACGCTCACCCGCAACTTCAAGCACCTCAACCTCGACTTCCAGCTGCAGGAGGGCGGCCGGAAGCTCAAGGTCGACGCCTGGTTCGGCACCCGCCGCACCATGGCCGCCATCCGCACCGCCATCTCCCACGTCCAGAACCTCATCACCGGCGTCACCAAGGGCTTCCGCTACAAGATGCGGTTTGTGTACGCTCACTTCCCCATCAACGCCTCCATCAACTCTGGCAACAAGGGCATCGAGATCAGGAACTTCCTCGGAGAGAAGAAG GTGAGGAAGGTGGACATGCTCGATGGAGTGACCATCCTGCGGTCCGAGAAGGTGAAGGATGAGATCGTCCTCGATGGCAACGACATCGAGCTCGTCTCTCGCTCTGCCGCACTCATCAACCAG AAATGCCATGTGAAGAAGAAGGATATCAGGAAGTTCTTGGATGGTATCTACGTCAGCGACAAGGGTGCAATCAAGGAGGAGTAG